A stretch of Armatimonadota bacterium DNA encodes these proteins:
- a CDS encoding pantoate--beta-alanine ligase: MVVIDSLQELRRWRAGATDVGLVPTMGCLHEGHLSLVRRAREECGQVVVTLFVNPTQFGPNEDFAQYPRNLERDRTLCEQEGADVLFAPDASEIYPPGDQTRVIPGDLASGLCGAHRPGHFQGVLTVVLKLFNLAQPDKAFFGLKDYQQYRAIQQMASDFFLSVEVVGCPIVREPDGLAMSSRNIYLSAEERMAALSLSGAIFRAQAACADGERGAEKLRQIALSRIQEEPLVKLQYLEIVDPDTLQPIGGIEEKGLIALAAHVGKTRLIDNGFIIP; this comes from the coding sequence ATGGTCGTTATCGATAGCCTCCAAGAACTGCGAAGGTGGCGAGCCGGCGCAACGGACGTCGGCCTTGTGCCCACTATGGGGTGTCTGCACGAAGGGCATCTCTCGCTCGTTCGTCGTGCAAGAGAGGAGTGCGGCCAGGTCGTTGTAACGCTCTTCGTCAACCCTACGCAGTTTGGCCCGAACGAGGATTTTGCCCAATATCCGAGAAATTTGGAGCGCGACCGGACGCTGTGCGAACAAGAAGGCGCGGATGTCTTGTTCGCTCCCGACGCAAGCGAAATCTATCCTCCCGGCGATCAGACTCGCGTCATTCCAGGCGATCTAGCGAGCGGCCTGTGCGGAGCGCATCGGCCTGGCCACTTTCAAGGCGTGCTGACGGTCGTGCTGAAGCTCTTCAACCTGGCGCAGCCCGACAAGGCCTTTTTTGGCCTAAAGGATTACCAACAATATCGCGCTATCCAGCAGATGGCGTCGGACTTCTTTTTGAGCGTGGAGGTCGTGGGCTGTCCGATCGTGCGGGAGCCGGACGGACTGGCCATGAGCAGTCGGAACATCTATCTGTCGGCTGAAGAGCGGATGGCCGCGCTTTCCCTAAGCGGCGCGATCTTTCGGGCTCAGGCTGCCTGTGCCGATGGCGAGCGAGGCGCTGAGAAACTGCGTCAAATCGCTCTTAGCCGAATCCAAGAGGAGCCGCTTGTCAAGCTTCAATATCTTGAAATTGTGGACCCGGACACCCTGCAACCAATTGGCGGCATCGAAGAGAAAGGCCTTATAGCGCTCGCTGCGCATGTCGGCAAAACCCGATTGATCGACAACGGCTTCATAATCCCTTAA
- a CDS encoding alkaline phosphatase family protein: protein MRSLSLLFLVASFVVSFAQTPRLVVVISIDQCRADYLTRFNDHYLPASQKGFNYLIANGAHYRDAHFGHVPTATGPGHAVLLSGAPPHLSGIVGNEWYDRQNKREHYCVDDLTTETVGGRSKPMSPKALQVTTVGDELKMATGKRSKVVGIAYKDRASILMAGHAADTVVWFDDSTGNWVSSKHYCPDGKLPQWVQALNDEKHIDMFAGRTWKPLLPAEAYKDCRPLGNPEPFTATLPASPGQPLYKAFASSGYGNDYVFLTAMRAVEAEGLGADDTPDILAINLSTNDYIGHAFGPNSPQVLDISVRTDRGLSDFLKFLDKKVKGGLKSTLIAITADHGVAPVPEELAQSYRGPGKRIASRLVEEKVETALDKLIGPADWVLAYSEPHLYLNFGAIQSPLFTRESIEQAAADAALEVDGVYFAFTRTQLLNGRAPGWDWSPLVYNAMHPHRSGDLIVITAPNVYMSSYPTGTGHFTPWAYDTHVPLLLTGPGIKPGRYMRRVTTLDLAPTLSQLLNIEYPSGNMGKVLTEAVK, encoded by the coding sequence ATGAGAAGCCTGTCGCTGCTGTTCCTTGTCGCCTCGTTCGTCGTCTCGTTCGCCCAAACGCCACGACTGGTCGTCGTCATCAGCATCGATCAGTGCCGCGCGGATTATCTAACCCGATTCAACGATCATTACCTGCCCGCCAGCCAAAAGGGTTTTAATTATCTGATCGCCAACGGCGCCCACTATCGGGACGCGCATTTTGGCCATGTGCCCACGGCTACCGGGCCGGGCCATGCGGTGCTGCTGAGCGGCGCGCCGCCGCACTTGAGCGGTATCGTGGGCAACGAATGGTACGACCGGCAGAACAAGCGCGAGCATTACTGCGTGGACGACCTGACCACCGAGACCGTCGGCGGCCGATCCAAGCCGATGAGCCCCAAGGCGCTACAGGTTACCACCGTGGGCGACGAGTTGAAAATGGCCACGGGAAAGCGATCCAAGGTCGTCGGCATCGCCTACAAAGATCGCGCCTCGATTCTAATGGCTGGGCACGCCGCCGATACCGTCGTCTGGTTCGACGACAGCACGGGCAACTGGGTGAGCAGCAAGCACTACTGTCCCGATGGCAAGCTGCCGCAATGGGTGCAGGCGCTGAACGACGAGAAGCATATCGACATGTTCGCCGGTCGAACGTGGAAGCCGTTGTTGCCTGCGGAAGCCTACAAAGATTGTCGGCCTTTGGGCAATCCCGAGCCTTTCACGGCCACGCTGCCTGCATCTCCCGGCCAACCGTTGTACAAAGCCTTTGCATCGAGCGGATATGGCAACGATTACGTCTTCTTGACCGCGATGCGAGCCGTAGAAGCCGAAGGGCTGGGCGCCGACGATACGCCGGACATTTTGGCTATCAACCTATCCACCAACGACTACATAGGCCACGCCTTTGGCCCCAATAGCCCTCAGGTGCTGGACATCTCGGTGCGCACAGACCGCGGACTATCCGATTTTCTTAAGTTCTTGGACAAGAAGGTCAAAGGCGGCCTCAAATCGACCCTGATCGCGATCACTGCCGATCATGGCGTCGCGCCCGTACCCGAAGAACTGGCCCAATCGTACCGCGGCCCGGGCAAGCGCATAGCCTCTCGCTTGGTCGAGGAAAAAGTGGAGACTGCCCTCGACAAACTGATCGGTCCGGCCGACTGGGTCCTGGCCTACTCCGAACCGCATCTCTATCTCAACTTCGGTGCGATTCAAAGCCCTTTGTTCACGCGAGAATCGATTGAGCAAGCGGCTGCAGACGCCGCGCTCGAAGTAGACGGGGTTTACTTTGCTTTCACTCGCACCCAGCTGTTGAACGGACGCGCGCCAGGCTGGGATTGGTCGCCGCTGGTCTACAACGCCATGCATCCGCACCGTTCGGGCGATCTGATCGTCATCACCGCGCCGAACGTTTATATGTCGTCCTACCCGACCGGCACCGGCCACTTTACGCCCTGGGCTTACGACACGCATGTGCCCTTGCTGTTGACCGGCCCCGGCATCAAGCCGGGACGATACATGAGGCGCGTTACGACGCTCGACCTGGCGCCAACCCTCTCGCAATTGCTGAACATCGAGTATCCCAGCGGCAACATGGGCAAGGTGCTGACCGAAGCGGTCAAGTAA
- a CDS encoding 4Fe-4S dicluster domain-containing protein: MSDQELLQIAPTIDRRTAIKFGSAVFASLILPQAIAQALKGERQNYVKLPELPDETAGEDVLIRMLRDLKRALAKPEAERRWAMAIDLRKCVGCHACTIACIAENKLPPGVVYRPVIEEEFGEYPNVGRRFVPRPCMQCDKPPCVPVCPVHATWKGKDGIVHIDYDKCIGCRYCLTACPYGARTFDYGENYSDGTPAKADYEEAPSYEYGVEWKREHDRSPVGNARKCHFCTHRVSRGMLPMCVSSCIGRATFFGDANDPQSLVSKLIALPNASRLKEELGTEPRVYYLS; the protein is encoded by the coding sequence ATGAGCGATCAAGAGTTGTTGCAAATAGCGCCCACCATCGACCGGCGCACAGCGATCAAGTTTGGCAGTGCGGTTTTTGCGTCGCTGATTCTGCCACAAGCCATCGCGCAGGCACTAAAGGGCGAGAGACAGAACTACGTCAAGTTGCCGGAGTTGCCCGATGAAACAGCCGGCGAGGATGTTCTCATCCGAATGCTTCGCGATCTAAAGAGGGCGTTGGCCAAGCCGGAGGCCGAGCGACGTTGGGCGATGGCGATCGACCTTCGAAAGTGCGTCGGTTGCCATGCATGCACGATAGCCTGCATTGCAGAAAACAAGCTTCCGCCCGGCGTTGTTTATCGACCGGTTATCGAGGAGGAGTTTGGCGAGTATCCCAACGTCGGTCGACGGTTTGTGCCTCGCCCCTGTATGCAGTGCGACAAGCCTCCTTGCGTGCCAGTCTGCCCGGTTCACGCAACCTGGAAGGGAAAGGACGGGATCGTCCACATCGATTACGATAAGTGCATTGGATGTCGCTACTGCTTGACGGCCTGCCCTTACGGCGCGCGCACCTTTGATTACGGAGAGAACTACTCCGATGGGACGCCCGCAAAGGCGGACTATGAGGAGGCGCCGAGCTACGAGTACGGCGTGGAATGGAAGCGCGAGCATGACCGGTCCCCTGTGGGCAATGCTCGAAAGTGCCACTTCTGCACGCACCGTGTAAGCCGCGGCATGCTGCCGATGTGCGTCAGCAGCTGCATCGGGCGAGCGACGTTCTTTGGCGATGCAAACGATCCTCAAAGCTTAGTGTCCAAACTGATCGCGCTTCCAAACGCTTCGAGATTGAAGGAAGAGCTAGGCACCGAACCGAGAGTTTACTACTTGAGTTAG
- a CDS encoding SIS domain-containing protein, translating into MSHLMIQEIREQPAALQATLQNEASNVQALADRVRQRNVDFAVIVARGSSDNAAKILKYLLEIMAGLPVALAAPSVVTLYKGRLDLSNALVIGISQSGQAPDVTEYLSVARAGGALTASITNDPSSPLAKAAESHLALHCGPELSVAATKTYTCTLALAFLLAKALSNDGAEAALIPDLAAKTLLLEPVIQPLVERYRYMRECAVLARGINLGTADEVALKLMETTYSPAKPFSIADFMHGPFALIEDAYPCLLLAPNGAALQSMVDGAAKLKSGGAELIVAAANKDILSLARSPIPIDFQVDESLSPIVYAIIGQLFAYYLAVSRDLNPDQPRGLTKVTKTN; encoded by the coding sequence ATGAGCCACTTGATGATCCAGGAAATCCGCGAGCAGCCCGCCGCGCTTCAGGCCACCCTGCAAAACGAAGCCTCCAACGTTCAAGCCCTGGCAGATAGAGTGAGACAGCGCAACGTCGATTTTGCCGTCATCGTCGCGCGCGGCAGTAGCGACAACGCCGCAAAGATTCTCAAGTACCTCTTGGAGATCATGGCCGGTCTCCCGGTCGCTCTCGCTGCTCCAAGCGTAGTTACTTTATATAAGGGTCGTTTAGATCTATCCAATGCCCTGGTGATCGGCATCTCTCAGTCGGGCCAGGCCCCAGACGTAACCGAGTACCTTTCTGTCGCGCGTGCCGGCGGCGCGCTAACCGCCAGCATAACCAACGACCCGAGTTCGCCCCTTGCTAAGGCTGCTGAAAGCCATCTGGCCCTACATTGCGGGCCGGAATTGAGCGTAGCCGCGACAAAGACCTACACTTGTACGCTTGCCCTCGCCTTTCTATTGGCCAAGGCACTGTCCAACGATGGCGCCGAAGCGGCTCTGATCCCAGATCTGGCTGCTAAGACGCTGTTGCTCGAACCCGTCATCCAGCCGCTGGTCGAGCGCTATCGATACATGCGAGAGTGCGCGGTGCTGGCACGGGGGATCAATCTGGGCACGGCAGACGAAGTCGCGCTCAAACTGATGGAGACGACCTATTCTCCTGCCAAACCCTTCTCCATCGCCGATTTCATGCACGGTCCGTTTGCATTGATCGAAGATGCCTACCCTTGCCTTTTGCTCGCCCCTAACGGAGCTGCTCTTCAATCTATGGTTGACGGAGCGGCCAAGCTCAAATCCGGCGGCGCCGAGCTGATCGTCGCAGCGGCGAACAAGGACATCCTTAGCCTTGCCCGATCGCCCATCCCGATCGATTTTCAGGTCGATGAGTCCCTCTCTCCGATCGTCTACGCGATCATCGGACAGCTTTTTGCCTACTACCTAGCCGTTTCGCGCGATCTCAACCCGGATCAGCCGCGCGGCCTGACCAAAGTAACCAAGACCAACTGA
- a CDS encoding Rrf2 family transcriptional regulator, with protein MSGLLKISRGSQYALAAIARLATLKEGEVCTSAQIAAEADIPKKFTANILSLLANHNLLLVKRGKDQGYSLARPASLISVLDVIEAYGGEFDKPYCFLDSHRLCNAEDPCALHETWQAMKESVRQALANKSVADLAAEMRGRKR; from the coding sequence ATGTCAGGCCTGCTGAAGATATCAAGAGGAAGCCAATACGCGCTCGCCGCAATTGCACGGTTAGCGACGTTAAAGGAGGGCGAGGTCTGTACCTCCGCCCAGATTGCCGCAGAAGCCGACATTCCCAAAAAGTTCACGGCCAACATTCTCAGTCTTCTGGCCAATCACAATCTGCTGTTGGTCAAGCGAGGAAAGGATCAGGGCTATTCGCTGGCCCGTCCAGCCAGCCTGATCTCCGTGTTAGATGTGATCGAGGCCTACGGCGGCGAATTCGACAAACCCTACTGTTTCTTGGACAGCCACCGACTGTGCAACGCCGAAGATCCGTGCGCTCTGCATGAGACATGGCAGGCGATGAAAGAGAGCGTGCGCCAGGCGCTGGCTAACAAGTCCGTTGCAGATTTGGCTGCGGAGATGAGAGGGAGAAAACGATGA
- a CDS encoding aspartate ammonia-lyase — MSYRTERDSLGEKSIPVDAYWGLQTLRAQENFPISGIAEPALMVEAYVLLKKACAVANGELGLIEKRQADAIAQAADDVLSGKLRDQFPTDIFHQGAGTSFHMNVNEVLTNRAIEIMGGQIGDYSILNPNDHVNYGQSTNDTFPSAMRIATRLALREMMPKAKALAEAFDEKGRAFDRVLKSGRTHLQDAVPIRLGQEFAAYAATIRKCHARLQEAAEQIEELGLGGSAVGTGLNTHPNYRSRAVQLLAEYTGIPFRPATDMREAMQSHIAQAQVAAAFRIYAMELGRIMNDLRLLSSGPLTGLAEIVLPAVQPGSSIMPGKVNPSIPEMVNMVCFQAIGCATVVDLAVQAGQLELNVMMPVMAYNTLFALQILGNASQALVDRCVSGIEADEERCRWYAETSPSLATALNAFVGYQKAAEIVKTALREKKSVVQVTRESGLLTDDQLAEVFDAIKMTEPGIPGKTG; from the coding sequence ATGAGTTATAGAACCGAACGCGACTCGCTAGGCGAAAAATCGATTCCCGTCGATGCTTATTGGGGCTTGCAAACCCTCCGAGCCCAAGAGAATTTCCCCATTAGCGGCATTGCCGAACCCGCATTGATGGTCGAGGCGTATGTGTTGCTCAAAAAGGCCTGCGCAGTGGCGAACGGCGAACTCGGTCTAATTGAAAAGCGACAAGCGGACGCCATCGCACAGGCGGCGGACGATGTGCTGTCGGGCAAGCTCCGCGATCAGTTCCCCACCGACATCTTTCACCAAGGCGCCGGCACATCGTTTCATATGAATGTGAACGAAGTCTTGACCAACCGAGCGATCGAAATTATGGGCGGGCAGATAGGCGATTACTCCATCCTCAATCCCAACGATCATGTGAACTATGGCCAATCGACCAACGACACCTTTCCCTCCGCCATGCGAATCGCGACGCGCCTCGCTTTGCGGGAGATGATGCCGAAGGCGAAGGCGCTGGCTGAGGCGTTTGACGAGAAGGGACGCGCGTTTGACCGTGTCTTGAAATCAGGCCGCACCCATTTGCAGGACGCCGTGCCCATACGTTTGGGCCAGGAGTTCGCCGCCTACGCCGCGACGATCAGAAAGTGCCATGCACGATTGCAGGAAGCAGCCGAACAGATTGAGGAACTCGGCCTGGGCGGAAGCGCGGTCGGCACAGGTCTGAATACGCATCCGAACTATCGCTCTCGCGCAGTCCAGTTGTTGGCCGAGTACACCGGCATTCCATTTCGTCCCGCCACAGACATGCGAGAAGCCATGCAGAGCCACATCGCGCAGGCGCAAGTCGCGGCGGCTTTTCGCATCTATGCTATGGAACTGGGTCGGATCATGAACGACCTGCGTCTGCTTTCGTCCGGACCGCTCACAGGGCTGGCCGAGATCGTGCTGCCTGCGGTTCAGCCTGGCAGCAGCATCATGCCCGGAAAGGTAAACCCCAGCATTCCCGAAATGGTCAACATGGTCTGCTTTCAAGCCATCGGATGTGCGACGGTGGTGGACTTGGCCGTGCAGGCGGGACAGTTGGAACTGAACGTCATGATGCCCGTCATGGCTTACAACACCCTTTTCGCTCTCCAAATATTGGGCAATGCGTCCCAGGCGCTGGTCGATCGGTGCGTGAGCGGGATCGAGGCCGACGAAGAACGATGCCGCTGGTATGCCGAGACAAGCCCCAGTCTGGCGACCGCGCTGAACGCCTTTGTCGGGTATCAAAAGGCTGCCGAGATTGTCAAGACGGCGCTGCGCGAAAAGAAAAGCGTGGTGCAAGTAACCCGAGAATCGGGTCTGTTGACCGATGATCAGCTGGCCGAGGTGTTCGACGCGATCAAGATGACCGAGCCCGGCATTCCGGGCAAGACGGGGTAG
- the nrfD gene encoding polysulfide reductase NrfD has translation MNATTTLGPRAPRLPGWAWAIWLALFALGSIGMFQRFAFGHRLAGYGSYVPWGLWVSAYIWLVGISAGAFLVCSFGIAFRVEPIKRIARIGLVTALIALVCGLFAIGLDLGHLFRAYAVFTRPNFGSMMTWMIWLYAAYAILIVVQLYLMTFRSNSDHAVRKLAIVGIPLAIAFSGGVGALFGTVSARPLWHSGLFPILFLTGALVSGTALLLAITALLKPLPARALEETAGFLVRLLIGLLLLDVVLEWAEFSIPLWYGIGHDVGTLKLILFGPFWWVFWIVHLALGTLVPLWALARSKSMALHGLAGLLVAVMFMAVRLNIVIPALVTPEIEGLQNSFRDHRLTFTYIPTLHEWLVLLFIVCLGLGLFAAAYKFLAGATGKAGSPSHKEM, from the coding sequence ATGAATGCGACGACTACATTGGGACCCAGAGCGCCAAGGCTTCCGGGCTGGGCTTGGGCGATTTGGCTTGCTTTATTCGCTCTGGGCAGCATTGGAATGTTTCAGAGGTTTGCGTTCGGCCATCGATTGGCCGGCTACGGCAGTTACGTTCCCTGGGGGTTGTGGGTCAGCGCCTACATTTGGCTGGTCGGCATTTCGGCCGGAGCGTTCTTGGTCTGCTCGTTTGGAATAGCCTTTCGCGTCGAGCCAATTAAGCGAATTGCTCGAATAGGGCTAGTCACAGCATTGATCGCTCTCGTCTGCGGCCTCTTCGCGATCGGCCTAGACTTAGGGCATCTATTTCGAGCCTATGCGGTGTTTACTCGCCCCAATTTTGGCTCTATGATGACCTGGATGATCTGGCTATACGCAGCTTACGCGATCTTGATCGTTGTACAGCTCTATTTGATGACGTTTCGTTCTAACAGCGATCATGCGGTGAGAAAACTGGCAATCGTCGGCATTCCCCTCGCCATTGCCTTCAGCGGTGGCGTAGGCGCGCTGTTCGGCACAGTTTCGGCTCGCCCGCTTTGGCACAGCGGGCTGTTTCCAATTCTGTTCCTGACCGGGGCATTGGTCTCGGGCACGGCGCTGCTCTTGGCGATAACGGCGCTCTTAAAGCCTCTGCCCGCAAGAGCGCTCGAAGAGACCGCAGGGTTCCTGGTCAGGTTATTGATAGGTTTGCTGTTGCTGGACGTGGTCTTGGAGTGGGCGGAGTTTTCTATACCGCTTTGGTACGGCATCGGGCACGACGTGGGCACGTTGAAGCTGATTCTGTTCGGACCGTTTTGGTGGGTCTTTTGGATCGTTCATCTGGCCTTAGGAACACTCGTTCCGTTGTGGGCGCTCGCGCGGTCGAAGAGCATGGCATTGCACGGCCTTGCAGGGCTTTTGGTAGCGGTGATGTTCATGGCCGTTCGGCTCAACATCGTCATTCCTGCTCTGGTTACGCCCGAGATCGAGGGGCTGCAAAACTCGTTTAGGGACCACCGGCTGACCTTTACATACATTCCGACTTTGCACGAATGGCTGGTCTTGCTGTTCATTGTCTGTTTGGGCCTTGGACTGTTTGCCGCGGCCTACAAGTTTTTGGCAGGAGCCACCGGTAAGGCGGGCTCTCCCAGCCATAAGGAGATGTGA
- a CDS encoding molybdopterin-dependent oxidoreductase: protein MEHNKDNRISRRDMLKTSALLGGAVALAGCSREALHRQSRTAAVDGQNDPENIIYTSCLQCNTGCGLKVKLWNGTAVKLDGNPIAPHTLYPHLDADTSPFVMAGIDGAICPKGQAGIQTVYDPYRIRKVLKRAGKRGEGKWVSVDFDQAIREIVEGGALFANVPGEENRVVPGLREAYALRDPKIASAMDKEIQSIKKVIKDVRKKKLPESAIVDAVKGFKAKFAAELDAMIDPDHPDLGPKNNQLVFNWGRMKAGRDQFCRRFIQNAFGSTNAHGHTTVCQGSLYFAGKAMSEQWEYDPKSKEVKWTGGDKFYWQADTANAEFILFVGASPFEGNYGPPGRTPRIVNSIAEGRLKIAVADPRFSKTASKAWKWLPIKPGHEAALAMAMIRWLIENDRFDANYLGCANKGAADAAGEPTWSNGTWLVKINDKGKPDKFVRSHEIGVAPAKKLLGDDGEAYEREMFVAKSGGRLVPVDPNDADHPVVGDLFVTAELTDKEGKRFVAKSSLQLLKEAAFEHSIEQWSEIAGLDPKEVLELAAEFSRHGKKSVADIHRGVSQHTNGFYNCLAFNSLNLLMGSYDWKGGVVKATVWNVTGDKKGEPMECKPFVLKDMHPRAAKPFGISSIRHDVKYEETTIFDSYPAKRPFYPLSSDVYQEVIPSIADQYPYPIKCLIQYMASPVYSLPAGDKLIDALMDTEKLPLFISVDITVGETSMYADYIFPDLSYLERWEFQGSHPSFTNKIMPVRQPAIAPMTEEATVFGETMPISLEAMLLALAEQLQLPGYGTDGFGPGMDFKRPEDLYLKMAANVAAGDKNGEAVPDASDEELTLFETARRHLPKSVFDVEKWRAAAGEANWRKVVYVLNRGGRYEDFSKAIDGDKVKHKYGKLINLYSEKTASAKSAITGKSFDGIARYLPPAIDLAGNSTEGGEFDMKLITHREITMTKSRTAGNYWLTSVLPENALLMNKRDADRIGLAHGDLVTVQSSSNPNGEWSLGHGNKKIMRLPVKVVQGIRPGAVSFGLGYGHWAYGASDVEVDGERLRADPRRAKGAHLNAAMQADPILKNTSLGDPVGGSVAFYDSMVRIVKG, encoded by the coding sequence ATGGAGCACAATAAAGACAATCGAATTTCGCGACGCGACATGCTGAAGACGTCGGCGCTATTGGGCGGCGCAGTCGCTCTGGCGGGCTGTTCTCGAGAGGCGCTGCATCGGCAATCAAGAACAGCGGCAGTCGATGGCCAGAACGACCCGGAGAACATCATCTATACATCCTGTCTGCAATGCAATACCGGATGCGGGTTGAAGGTTAAGCTCTGGAACGGTACCGCTGTCAAGTTAGATGGAAACCCGATTGCGCCGCACACCCTCTACCCTCACTTGGACGCCGACACATCCCCGTTCGTCATGGCAGGGATCGATGGCGCGATCTGTCCAAAGGGTCAAGCGGGCATACAGACTGTATACGATCCCTATCGCATTCGCAAGGTTCTGAAGCGGGCAGGCAAGCGAGGCGAAGGCAAATGGGTCAGCGTCGACTTCGACCAGGCCATCAGGGAAATCGTTGAGGGCGGCGCGCTGTTTGCCAATGTGCCGGGAGAGGAAAACCGGGTTGTGCCCGGCCTTCGAGAGGCGTATGCTCTTCGGGACCCGAAGATAGCTTCGGCGATGGACAAGGAGATACAGTCGATCAAGAAGGTCATCAAGGATGTGCGGAAGAAGAAACTCCCTGAGTCGGCTATTGTCGATGCAGTAAAGGGGTTCAAGGCGAAATTTGCTGCCGAACTGGACGCCATGATCGACCCAGATCATCCCGACCTAGGCCCCAAGAACAACCAACTGGTGTTCAATTGGGGTCGAATGAAGGCGGGTCGCGATCAGTTTTGCCGACGGTTTATCCAGAATGCCTTTGGATCGACTAACGCGCACGGGCACACGACGGTGTGCCAAGGCAGCCTTTACTTTGCCGGAAAGGCGATGAGCGAGCAATGGGAGTACGATCCCAAGTCCAAGGAAGTGAAATGGACGGGCGGGGACAAGTTCTATTGGCAGGCCGACACCGCCAATGCGGAGTTTATCCTGTTCGTGGGGGCTTCGCCTTTTGAGGGCAATTATGGACCGCCCGGCCGTACGCCGCGCATCGTCAACTCTATCGCCGAAGGGCGTCTAAAGATCGCGGTCGCAGACCCTCGCTTCTCTAAGACGGCGTCCAAAGCTTGGAAGTGGCTTCCCATCAAACCGGGGCACGAGGCGGCGCTGGCGATGGCAATGATCAGATGGTTGATCGAGAACGACAGATTCGACGCCAACTATCTGGGCTGTGCGAACAAGGGCGCTGCAGACGCAGCTGGCGAACCGACCTGGTCGAATGGAACTTGGCTCGTCAAGATCAATGACAAGGGCAAGCCGGATAAGTTTGTTCGTTCGCACGAGATCGGCGTCGCGCCGGCCAAGAAGTTGTTGGGCGACGATGGCGAGGCCTATGAGCGCGAGATGTTTGTGGCAAAGAGCGGCGGTCGCCTCGTGCCGGTCGATCCCAACGATGCGGACCACCCTGTCGTCGGCGACCTGTTTGTAACGGCCGAATTGACCGACAAAGAGGGCAAGCGATTTGTGGCCAAGAGCAGCCTCCAGTTGCTAAAGGAGGCGGCCTTCGAACATTCAATCGAGCAGTGGTCCGAGATCGCAGGCCTTGATCCCAAGGAGGTCTTGGAACTCGCGGCAGAGTTCTCGCGACATGGCAAGAAGTCGGTCGCGGACATTCATCGCGGCGTCAGCCAGCATACCAACGGATTTTACAACTGTCTAGCGTTCAATTCGCTCAACCTCTTGATGGGAAGCTATGATTGGAAGGGCGGCGTCGTTAAAGCGACGGTTTGGAACGTAACCGGAGACAAGAAGGGCGAGCCGATGGAGTGCAAGCCGTTCGTACTAAAGGATATGCACCCGCGCGCGGCCAAGCCGTTTGGGATCAGCAGCATTCGGCACGATGTGAAATACGAGGAGACGACGATCTTTGACAGTTATCCGGCAAAGAGACCCTTTTATCCGCTCTCTTCGGATGTCTATCAGGAGGTCATCCCGAGCATCGCGGATCAGTATCCTTATCCTATCAAGTGCTTGATCCAGTACATGGCCAGCCCTGTCTATTCGTTGCCGGCGGGAGACAAGCTGATCGATGCGCTGATGGACACGGAGAAGTTGCCGCTGTTCATCTCGGTCGATATCACAGTCGGGGAAACCTCGATGTACGCAGACTACATCTTTCCGGACCTGAGCTACTTGGAGCGATGGGAGTTTCAGGGCAGCCACCCGTCCTTCACGAACAAGATAATGCCGGTCCGGCAGCCCGCGATAGCGCCGATGACGGAAGAGGCAACGGTCTTTGGAGAGACGATGCCGATTTCTCTGGAAGCGATGTTGTTGGCATTGGCCGAGCAGTTGCAATTGCCCGGCTATGGGACCGACGGATTTGGCCCAGGCATGGACTTCAAACGTCCCGAGGATCTGTATCTCAAGATGGCGGCCAATGTGGCTGCCGGAGACAAAAACGGGGAGGCCGTGCCCGATGCGTCGGACGAGGAGTTGACGCTGTTCGAGACGGCTCGGAGGCACCTGCCCAAGTCGGTGTTCGACGTCGAAAAGTGGCGGGCAGCCGCTGGAGAAGCAAATTGGCGAAAGGTCGTGTACGTTCTCAACCGAGGCGGTCGATATGAAGACTTCAGCAAAGCGATCGACGGCGATAAGGTAAAGCACAAGTACGGCAAGCTGATCAATCTGTACAGTGAGAAAACCGCATCGGCCAAGAGCGCCATCACCGGAAAGAGCTTCGACGGTATTGCGCGCTACTTGCCTCCTGCTATAGACCTGGCAGGCAATTCGACCGAGGGAGGCGAGTTCGATATGAAGCTGATCACGCACCGCGAGATCACCATGACCAAGTCTCGAACCGCAGGCAACTATTGGTTGACCAGCGTGCTGCCCGAGAACGCCCTGCTGATGAACAAGCGAGACGCAGACCGGATAGGCTTGGCGCACGGCGATCTGGTTACGGTTCAGTCGTCCTCCAATCCCAATGGCGAATGGAGCCTGGGGCATGGAAACAAGAAGATCATGAGGCTGCCGGTTAAAGTGGTGCAGGGAATTAGGCCGGGCGCTGTCTCATTTGGGCTGGGTTATGGCCACTGGGCGTACGGCGCTTCCGATGTCGAGGTGGACGGAGAAAGGCTTCGGGCCGACCCAAGGCGAGCGAAGGGAGCGCACTTGAACGCAGCGATGCAGGCGGACCCGATTCTCAAGAACACTTCTCTGGGCGACCCGGTCGGGGGTAGCGTCGCCTTCTACGATTCAATGGTTCGAATCGTCAAGGGTTGA